From Corvus cornix cornix isolate S_Up_H32 chromosome 5, ASM73873v5, whole genome shotgun sequence, the proteins below share one genomic window:
- the CDCA4 gene encoding cell division cycle-associated protein 4 isoform X3, with translation MDTMFVRGLKRKCFDGEEDIEGTLAGIKAIPSYNLQRQSLLDMSLVKLQLCHMLVEPNLCRSVLIANTVRQIQEEMTQDGTWQMINTQSTGQASLDRLVSTDILCRSSRDQAEGKHVPGYGTFNKDFESDQAQDSSETMSTASSVQAPRNLQSNMWEMENPQENKGNFQKSLDQIFETLENKSPNSVEDLFSEVDNSYYDLDTMLTGMMSNTKMGHCDSLETFSSPTNTASNSNCKSDLNDLDHIVEILVES, from the exons ATG gacACGATGTTTGTGCGAggattaaagagaaaatgttttgatggTGAAGAAGATATTGAAGGGACTCTGGCTGGTATTAAGGCTATTCCTTCGTATAATCTCCAGCGGCAGTCACTTTTAGACATGTCCTTGGTTAAACTTCAGCTGTGTCACATGCTGGTTGAACCCAACCTTTGTCGTTCAGTACTTATAGCCAACACGGTACGGCAGATCCAAGAGGAAATGACTCAAGATGGGACTTGGCAAATGATAAATACACAGAGTACAGGGCAGGCATCCCTGGATCGTCTTGTTTCAACAGATATCCTCTGTCGTTCATCTCGGGATCAAGCTGAGGGAAAGCATGTTCCAGGCTATGGTACTTTCAATAAAGACTTTGAGAGTGACCAGGCACAAGATAGTTCAGAAACTATGTCAACAGCCTCTTCAGTGCAAGCACCAAGAAACCTGCAGAGCAACATGTGGGAAATGGAGAATccacaagaaaataaaggaaacttTCAAAAATCTTTAGATCAAATATTTGAGACACTGGAGAATAAAAGTCCTAATTCTGTTGAGGATCTGTTTTCAGAAGTTGACAATTCTTACTATGATCTTGATACTATGTTAACAGGCATGATGAGCAACACAAAAATGGGACACTGTGATAgtcttgaaacattttcttctccaacAAATACAGCTTCTAACTCTAATTGTAAATCTGATCTTAATGACCTTGATCATATTGTGGAAATCCTTGTTGAATCCTGA
- the CDCA4 gene encoding cell division cycle-associated protein 4 isoform X2, translating into MGEQEGLHQTQFLDTMFVRGLKRKCFDGEEDIEGTLAGIKAIPSYNLQRQSLLDMSLVKLQLCHMLVEPNLCRSVLIANTVRQIQEEMTQDGTWQMINTQSTGQASLDRLVSTDILCRSSRDQAEGKHVPGYGTFNKDFESDQAQDSSETMSTASSVQAPRNLQSNMWEMENPQENKGNFQKSLDQIFETLENKSPNSVEDLFSEVDNSYYDLDTMLTGMMSNTKMGHCDSLETFSSPTNTASNSNCKSDLNDLDHIVEILVES; encoded by the coding sequence gacACGATGTTTGTGCGAggattaaagagaaaatgttttgatggTGAAGAAGATATTGAAGGGACTCTGGCTGGTATTAAGGCTATTCCTTCGTATAATCTCCAGCGGCAGTCACTTTTAGACATGTCCTTGGTTAAACTTCAGCTGTGTCACATGCTGGTTGAACCCAACCTTTGTCGTTCAGTACTTATAGCCAACACGGTACGGCAGATCCAAGAGGAAATGACTCAAGATGGGACTTGGCAAATGATAAATACACAGAGTACAGGGCAGGCATCCCTGGATCGTCTTGTTTCAACAGATATCCTCTGTCGTTCATCTCGGGATCAAGCTGAGGGAAAGCATGTTCCAGGCTATGGTACTTTCAATAAAGACTTTGAGAGTGACCAGGCACAAGATAGTTCAGAAACTATGTCAACAGCCTCTTCAGTGCAAGCACCAAGAAACCTGCAGAGCAACATGTGGGAAATGGAGAATccacaagaaaataaaggaaacttTCAAAAATCTTTAGATCAAATATTTGAGACACTGGAGAATAAAAGTCCTAATTCTGTTGAGGATCTGTTTTCAGAAGTTGACAATTCTTACTATGATCTTGATACTATGTTAACAGGCATGATGAGCAACACAAAAATGGGACACTGTGATAgtcttgaaacattttcttctccaacAAATACAGCTTCTAACTCTAATTGTAAATCTGATCTTAATGACCTTGATCATATTGTGGAAATCCTTGTTGAATCCTGA
- the LOC104687068 gene encoding SERTA domain-containing protein 2-like: protein MLGRGLKRKLSDYEENMAGLSSAFDSSRSLPYPLKRQLVLNMCLTKLQTYKMLVEPNLHRSVLIANTVRQIQEEMRQESNQQPVNICPGIAPASHSYTGMESPGIALQLPSGIGQQESHCCELRSVEDPIENSLLIVSDDDMSSAISSILKDLDFVEDISPPTCLVPTGDDQPKFPENTGLKLEDDRQDLKGAECVFGSFEISNSTSYLKDLAIDDIFEDIDTSMYDSDFCCPPLMPPRSPSLATEEPLKTFPSCNSSSANNIQICRTDLSELDHIMEILVGS, encoded by the coding sequence ATGTTGGGGAGAGGCCTAAAGCGCAAGCTGAGTGACTATGAGGAGAACATGGCTGGTCTCTCGAGTGCCTTTGATTCCAGTCGAAGTCTGCCATACCCACTCAAGAGGCAGCTGGTGCTCAACATGTGCCTCACCAAGTTACAGACATACAAAATGCTGGTGGAGCCGAACCTGCACCGCTCTGTCCTCATCGCCAACACCGTGCGGCAGATCCAGGAGGAGATGAGGCAAGAGAGTAACCAGCAGCCAGTGAATATCTGCCCTGGCATTGCTCCTGCTTCTCACAGCTACACAGGGATGGAGTCACCTGGGATTGCCCTTCAGTTGCCTTCTGGTATTGGTCAGCAAGAGTCTCACTGTTGTGAGCTGCGGTCTGTGGAAGACCCCATTGAAAACAGCCTGCTGATCGTTTCAGATGATGACATGTCATCTGCTATTTCATCTATTCTGAAGGATTTAGACTTTGTAGAAGATATCAGCCCACCTACTTGTCTGGTTCCTACTGGAGATGACCAGCCAAAGTTTCCAGAAAATACTGGTCTGAAACTAGAAGATGATAGACAGGATTTGAAGGGAGCTGAATGCGTGTTTGGTTCCTTTGAGATTTCAAATTCAACCAGTTACTTGAAGGATTTGGCAATAGATGACATTTTTGAAGATATTGACACTTCAATGTATGATTCAGACTTCTGTTGCCCTCCACTAATGCCACCCAGATCACCATCTCTTGCTACAGAAGAACCATTGAAAACCTTTCCATCTTGTAATTCTTCTTCAGCAAACAACATTCAGATATGTAGAACAGATCTGAGTGAGTTGGACCACATCATGGAAATTCTGGTTGGATCCTGA
- the CLBA1 gene encoding uncharacterized protein CLBA1 isoform X1, protein MQNLSVVESLARADISHHGSPKDLAAEAGGVFLDESGCNWNERTNNEEIANLEVMQQSLPVMDDKGRSCEGFSESSFSTSEPSGSWGDFEGFKEPSDKSERFSHNLEVLVKSAKTSGADLDLSNGGCSTSAAHSCAEPSLCHGIQEASGSLNEADHSCEEIFRLAFPEVFVPQSRESIRSLEQVLDENNGDVGIPELLKNQLCMDSGNVWRMLRDFDNTLSLRHPWSKSHCQENLLSVLGIDANQKDISESQADIFEETNVKDNENFRFDGFSVNDCKALIQTKLSVSPDSRHGHLFTCNLFLKTTSSNENTECITMPRKKQIFATHNLKMKFFSNDVC, encoded by the exons ATGCAGAACTTGTCAGTGGTAGAAAGTCTTGCTCGCGCAGACATATCACACCATGGGTCTCCAAAAGACCTGGCAGCTGAGGCAGGTGGTGTGTTTCTTGATGAAAGTGGCTGTAACTGGAATGAAAGGacaaataatgaagaaattGCTAATCTTGAAGTAATGCAGCAAAGCCTCCCTGTAATGGACGACAAAGGTAGAAGTTGTGAGGGGTTTTCTGAGAGCAGCTTTAGTACCTCAGAACCCAGTGGTTCCTGGGGTGATTTTGAAGGCTTCAAGGAGCCCTCAGACAAATCAGAGAGATTCAGTCATAACCTTGAAGTTTTGGTGAAGTCAGCAAAAACTTCTGGAGCCGATCTGGACCTAAGCAACGGAGGCTGCAGCACTTCTGCTGCCCACTCGTGTGCTGAGCCATCTCTGTGCCACGGGATACAGGAGGCTTCAGGCTCTCTGAACGAG GCAGACCACAGCTGTGAGGAGATATTTAGGTTGGCCTTTCCAGAAGTCTTTGTACCACAGTCCAGAGAGAGCATAAGAAGCTTAGAGCAAGTTCTTGATGAAAATAATGGAGATGTTGGGATCCCTGAACTTTTGAAGAATCAACTTTG CATGGATTCTGGAAATGTATGGAGAATGCTCAGAGACTTTGATAATACCCTCAGCTTAAGACATCCCTGGAGTAAGTCCCATTGCCAAGAAAACCTCCTGAGTGTTCTCGGGATAGATGCAAATCAAAAG GACATTTCAGAGAGCCAGGCTGATATTTTTGAGGAAACAAATGTCAAAGATAATGAGAACTTTAGATTTGATGGATTCAGTGTTAATGACTGCAAAGCATTGATCCAGACCAAG CTTTCTGTGTCACCAGACTCCAGACATGGTCATCTTTTCACCTGCAACCTCTTTTTGAAGACCACATCatcaaatgaaaacacagagtGTATAACAATGCCAAGGAAGAAGCAGATTTTTGCTACACACAacctaaaaatgaaatttttcagtAATGATGTTTGTTGA
- the CLBA1 gene encoding uncharacterized protein CLBA1 isoform X2 — MQNLSVVESLARADISHHGSPKDLAAEAGGVFLDESGCNWNERTNNEEIANLEVMQQSLPVMDDKGRSCEGFSESSFSTSEPSGSWGDFEGFKEPSDKSERFSHNLEVLVKSAKTSGADLDLSNGGCSTSAAHSCAEPSLCHGIQEASGSLNEADHSCEEIFRLAFPEVFVPQSRESIRSLEQVLDENNGDVGIPELLKNQLCMDSGNVWRMLRDFDNTLSLRHPWSKSHCQENLLSVLGIDANQKLSVSPDSRHGHLFTCNLFLKTTSSNENTECITMPRKKQIFATHNLKMKFFSNDVC; from the exons ATGCAGAACTTGTCAGTGGTAGAAAGTCTTGCTCGCGCAGACATATCACACCATGGGTCTCCAAAAGACCTGGCAGCTGAGGCAGGTGGTGTGTTTCTTGATGAAAGTGGCTGTAACTGGAATGAAAGGacaaataatgaagaaattGCTAATCTTGAAGTAATGCAGCAAAGCCTCCCTGTAATGGACGACAAAGGTAGAAGTTGTGAGGGGTTTTCTGAGAGCAGCTTTAGTACCTCAGAACCCAGTGGTTCCTGGGGTGATTTTGAAGGCTTCAAGGAGCCCTCAGACAAATCAGAGAGATTCAGTCATAACCTTGAAGTTTTGGTGAAGTCAGCAAAAACTTCTGGAGCCGATCTGGACCTAAGCAACGGAGGCTGCAGCACTTCTGCTGCCCACTCGTGTGCTGAGCCATCTCTGTGCCACGGGATACAGGAGGCTTCAGGCTCTCTGAACGAG GCAGACCACAGCTGTGAGGAGATATTTAGGTTGGCCTTTCCAGAAGTCTTTGTACCACAGTCCAGAGAGAGCATAAGAAGCTTAGAGCAAGTTCTTGATGAAAATAATGGAGATGTTGGGATCCCTGAACTTTTGAAGAATCAACTTTG CATGGATTCTGGAAATGTATGGAGAATGCTCAGAGACTTTGATAATACCCTCAGCTTAAGACATCCCTGGAGTAAGTCCCATTGCCAAGAAAACCTCCTGAGTGTTCTCGGGATAGATGCAAATCAAAAG CTTTCTGTGTCACCAGACTCCAGACATGGTCATCTTTTCACCTGCAACCTCTTTTTGAAGACCACATCatcaaatgaaaacacagagtGTATAACAATGCCAAGGAAGAAGCAGATTTTTGCTACACACAacctaaaaatgaaatttttcagtAATGATGTTTGTTGA